In the genome of Candidatus Saccharimonadales bacterium, one region contains:
- a CDS encoding PKD domain-containing protein: MKRRLLLCLVLVSSVFIAAEALAAAPPATNPQNGGIGVGGRIPSSAPNQAPTITTPANGASFTTLPIRVAGLCNSSYLVEIFKNNVFSGSTQCANSSYSLQIDLFSGKNDLVAKQFDDLNQGSPDSSMVSVNFNDQIAASGPRISLTTAYAKRGADPNAELSWPLTLSGGTQPYAVEVDWGDGSDSQLLSEKFAGDFNISHTYQQSGSYNVTIKASDASEQAAFLQVVAIANGKPQQSTSTSSGSASSSSNNSTAAQVYWPPIVVLAVIVPAAFWLGSRHQMSSIKSKLRQGNHPF, from the coding sequence ATGAAGCGCAGACTACTGCTTTGCCTGGTATTGGTTTCGAGCGTGTTTATAGCCGCCGAGGCTTTGGCAGCGGCTCCGCCGGCTACTAATCCTCAGAATGGAGGTATTGGCGTGGGCGGTCGGATTCCTAGTTCTGCTCCAAACCAAGCCCCAACGATCACCACGCCGGCCAACGGCGCGTCATTTACTACGCTGCCAATCAGAGTTGCCGGACTTTGCAACAGCAGCTATCTAGTCGAAATTTTTAAAAATAATGTGTTCTCCGGGTCCACGCAGTGTGCAAATAGCAGCTACAGTCTGCAAATCGATTTGTTTAGCGGCAAGAACGACCTGGTGGCCAAACAGTTCGACGACCTTAATCAAGGCAGCCCGGATTCCAGCATGGTTAGCGTTAACTTCAACGACCAAATCGCTGCTTCTGGTCCGCGCATCTCTCTTACGACTGCCTACGCCAAGCGCGGCGCCGACCCAAACGCCGAGCTTAGTTGGCCGCTTACTCTAAGCGGGGGTACGCAGCCTTACGCTGTTGAAGTCGATTGGGGTGATGGCTCGGACTCACAGCTTTTAAGCGAAAAATTCGCCGGCGATTTTAATATTTCTCACACCTACCAACAGTCTGGTAGCTACAATGTCACCATTAAAGCCTCGGATGCCAGCGAACAGGCGGCGTTCTTGCAGGTTGTGGCTATCGCTAACGGCAAACCTCAGCAGAGCACGTCAACTTCATCCGGATCTGCCAGTTCTAGTTCGAATAATAGTACTGCAGCCCAAGTCTACTGGCCGCCAATCGTGGTTTTGGCTGTTATAGTACCGGCGGCGTTTTGGCTAGGTAGCCGCCACCAGATGTCTTCTATAAAGTCCAAACTTCGTCAAGGCAATCATCCTTTTTAG
- the ruvX gene encoding Holliday junction resolvase RuvX, protein MEANEYIGVDVGKARTGLARGSRLARLAETLKTVPTEQAIAEIEKLANKNLAGVVVGLPRNLKGEDTEQTKWVRDWVDSAKQKINATFYWQDEALTSKLAEAKILAGGTVNNVDSLAAQIILQDFFDSPESLRVVC, encoded by the coding sequence ATGGAAGCTAACGAATACATCGGTGTCGATGTGGGCAAGGCTCGGACCGGTTTGGCCCGAGGTTCAAGATTGGCTCGACTGGCAGAAACCCTGAAAACGGTGCCTACAGAACAGGCAATAGCCGAAATTGAAAAACTGGCCAATAAAAACCTGGCCGGCGTAGTTGTGGGCCTGCCCCGCAACCTAAAAGGTGAGGACACCGAGCAAACCAAGTGGGTGCGCGACTGGGTGGATTCGGCCAAGCAAAAAATCAATGCAACCTTCTATTGGCAAGACGAAGCTTTAACTAGTAAGTTGGCCGAGGCCAAGATACTTGCTGGAGGGACGGTTAACAACGTTGACTCGTTGGCGGCCCAGATTATCTTGCAAGACTTCTTTGATAGTCCAGAGAGTTTGAGGGTAGTTTGTTAA
- a CDS encoding CHAP domain-containing protein gives MGTIPRFSPSKLNKRARRQLIRRSLIAGNVLLLVLVGSFVFYNRSASQTVRASTLNSATATASMSSDPLDQLSSSQIALTAAQMAGLPELPAIKNTADSDSLLLAVVPNDSTALAKPQIVATAEKSKADIITYITQPGDTVSALATKFGVTADSIKWSNNITSDSLGAGVKLFIPPVNGLVYKVKSGDTPASLATRFQADQSDIVIYNDAEINGLTPGELIIIPNGKQPAPVVSYYSYNISSGFAWGSGAIYGENGYDFGECTWYVATQISVPANWGNANTWAAGARASGWTVSPTPTAGAIAQTPYGGGGFGHVGIVVAVQGDQVEIRDMNNYGDGGGWDRVGQGWVPISTYPNYITR, from the coding sequence ATGGGAACCATTCCTAGGTTTAGTCCGTCTAAGCTTAATAAGCGTGCCCGTCGCCAATTGATCAGGCGTAGCCTAATAGCCGGCAACGTCTTATTGCTGGTTTTGGTTGGTAGTTTCGTATTTTATAACCGTTCGGCGAGTCAAACTGTGCGAGCCAGCACCCTAAACAGTGCTACCGCTACAGCGTCTATGTCGTCTGATCCGCTTGATCAGCTGTCTTCGTCGCAAATTGCTTTAACTGCAGCCCAAATGGCCGGCTTGCCGGAGCTACCAGCAATTAAAAACACCGCTGATTCAGATAGTTTATTGCTTGCAGTAGTGCCGAATGATTCAACTGCTCTGGCTAAGCCACAAATTGTGGCTACGGCCGAAAAGTCTAAAGCCGATATCATAACCTACATAACTCAGCCCGGCGATACTGTTTCTGCTTTAGCGACAAAATTTGGGGTTACGGCCGATAGTATTAAATGGTCCAACAACATAACAAGTGATTCACTAGGAGCTGGTGTCAAACTATTTATTCCACCCGTTAACGGTCTTGTATATAAGGTTAAGTCTGGCGATACGCCGGCCAGTCTGGCCACAAGATTCCAAGCCGATCAGAGCGATATTGTTATTTACAATGATGCCGAGATTAATGGTTTGACACCAGGTGAGCTGATTATTATACCTAACGGTAAGCAGCCAGCCCCAGTAGTTAGTTACTATAGCTACAACATCTCAAGCGGATTTGCCTGGGGAAGTGGCGCTATTTATGGAGAAAATGGTTACGATTTTGGCGAATGTACCTGGTATGTGGCCACCCAAATATCGGTGCCAGCTAACTGGGGCAATGCTAATACTTGGGCTGCTGGTGCTAGGGCGAGCGGCTGGACAGTTAGCCCTACGCCTACTGCCGGCGCCATAGCTCAAACGCCCTACGGGGGCGGAGGCTTTGGTCACGTTGGAATTGTAGTGGCTGTTCAGGGCGATCAGGTAGAAATCCGTGACATGAACAACTACGGCGACGGCGGCGGCTGGGATAGAGTAGGTCAAGGCTGGGTGCCAATCTCTACCTATCCAAACTACATAACTCGCTAG
- the obgE gene encoding GTPase ObgE, with translation MFVDRVEVDIQAGDGGDGAVSFRHEKFVDRGGPDGGDGGSGGDVVLVASRNQNTLAAFRYQKLLKAENGEPGSKRRRHGKNASSLEVKVPVGTVATTKDGKVLADLTEDGQRQIIAHGGQGGFGNAHFVSSTRQAPRVAEKGEKGEVLDAILELKMIADVGIIGLPNAGKSTLLSVVSNARPAIADYPFTTLTPNLGVVDIDGKHSLLLADIPGLIEGASQGRGLGDEFLRHVERTSVLLHLLDVYSQDIAADYKTIMQELAAYKVDLSKLPQIVALSKIEGMDKKEVEQKLKQLKEIVPSGTSTAAVSSVSGDGVQALLRTVQKQVEKTNAKAKAIESKKPHLPIIGLRGENEAWRVEKTIDGFTVRGRKIERFARRTRFGEEHSEERLRDIMRKMGIMRELGRQNIEAGQTVIFGDPEIGRIEY, from the coding sequence ATGTTTGTTGATAGAGTTGAAGTAGATATCCAGGCCGGCGACGGTGGGGATGGAGCCGTTAGCTTTAGGCATGAAAAGTTTGTCGATCGCGGAGGCCCGGACGGCGGCGACGGTGGTAGTGGCGGTGACGTAGTGTTGGTAGCTAGTCGCAATCAAAATACACTGGCCGCTTTTCGTTATCAAAAATTGCTTAAGGCCGAGAATGGCGAGCCGGGCAGCAAACGCCGACGTCACGGCAAGAACGCCTCGTCCCTAGAAGTAAAAGTGCCGGTGGGCACAGTAGCTACCACTAAAGATGGCAAGGTGCTTGCTGATCTCACAGAGGACGGCCAAAGGCAAATTATAGCCCACGGTGGCCAAGGCGGCTTTGGTAACGCTCATTTTGTGAGTTCAACTCGCCAGGCCCCACGAGTTGCCGAAAAAGGCGAAAAAGGCGAAGTACTTGATGCGATCTTGGAACTGAAAATGATTGCCGACGTAGGCATCATAGGCTTGCCTAACGCTGGCAAATCTACTCTTTTGTCGGTAGTTAGTAACGCGCGTCCGGCCATCGCCGATTATCCATTCACCACGCTTACTCCAAACTTAGGAGTGGTTGATATTGATGGCAAGCATAGTTTATTGCTGGCTGATATCCCAGGGCTGATCGAGGGGGCCAGCCAAGGCAGAGGGCTGGGTGATGAGTTTTTGCGCCACGTTGAGCGCACCAGCGTGCTACTCCATCTACTAGACGTTTACAGCCAAGATATTGCCGCCGATTATAAAACCATCATGCAAGAGCTGGCTGCCTACAAGGTGGATTTATCTAAGCTGCCGCAGATTGTAGCTTTGAGCAAGATTGAGGGTATGGACAAAAAAGAGGTTGAGCAAAAGCTAAAACAACTTAAAGAAATTGTTCCATCTGGCACTAGTACGGCGGCTGTTTCAAGCGTTAGCGGCGACGGCGTTCAAGCCTTGCTAAGAACAGTACAAAAACAGGTAGAGAAAACTAATGCTAAGGCTAAGGCAATTGAGAGTAAAAAGCCGCACCTACCGATTATCGGTTTGCGTGGAGAAAATGAAGCTTGGCGCGTCGAAAAAACCATAGACGGGTTTACCGTGCGTGGCCGCAAAATCGAACGTTTTGCCCGCCGAACCCGATTTGGCGAAGAACACTCAGAAGAGCGGCTGCGTGACATTATGCGCAAGATGGGCATAATGCGCGAGCTCGGCCGCCAGAACATAGAAGCCGGGCAGACGGTAATCTTTGGAGATCCCGAAATCGGTAGAATTGAGTACTAA
- a CDS encoding DUF916 domain-containing protein, translating into MKKYLRAATGTLLILVSLFAPLLSPAAARAATAAAPNGFRVSPPRYELTIDRGQSQTVSLFVENLANSAVTAQPIINDFTASSDESGQPALILDPNVKAPEKSFKTLVQTIPNTSIAALERKEIKVTLKVPANATPGGYYGAVRFAPVHGGVTGPSNLSLTASVGTLFLITVPGNLTEKLTAVSFQATKNGNPGSFFNSGPIAVTTRLKNEGNIHVQPFGKIVVKNTFGKTVYTAELNDTQPRGNVLPDSIRKFNNPINVKHLLGKYTVEGNFAYGSNGDIVSVKTTFYVIPYVLIIIILAILLFLIFVLPKLIKAYNRRIIEKAKKH; encoded by the coding sequence GTGAAAAAGTACCTCCGCGCCGCCACTGGCACTTTACTTATCTTGGTTAGTTTATTTGCCCCACTCCTTAGTCCAGCTGCCGCTCGTGCGGCTACGGCCGCCGCTCCTAACGGTTTTCGTGTTTCGCCACCTCGCTACGAACTAACAATTGATCGGGGCCAATCTCAAACGGTTAGCTTGTTTGTCGAGAACTTGGCCAACTCTGCCGTTACGGCTCAGCCTATCATTAATGACTTTACGGCCAGTTCAGACGAAAGTGGTCAGCCGGCTTTGATTCTCGATCCGAACGTTAAGGCTCCGGAAAAAAGCTTTAAGACCTTGGTTCAGACTATTCCTAATACCTCGATCGCAGCCTTAGAGCGCAAAGAAATAAAGGTTACCTTAAAGGTTCCGGCCAATGCCACGCCGGGCGGCTATTATGGTGCCGTACGTTTTGCGCCCGTTCATGGCGGCGTGACCGGACCGTCTAACCTATCTTTGACCGCCAGCGTTGGCACACTTTTCTTAATTACTGTGCCCGGCAATCTGACAGAAAAGCTTACAGCTGTTAGTTTTCAGGCTACAAAAAATGGTAACCCAGGCAGCTTCTTCAACAGCGGCCCGATAGCCGTAACTACTCGCTTAAAGAACGAAGGCAACATTCACGTTCAGCCTTTTGGCAAAATTGTGGTTAAGAACACTTTTGGCAAAACGGTTTACACCGCCGAACTCAATGATACGCAGCCCCGCGGCAATGTTCTGCCAGACAGTATTAGAAAATTTAATAACCCAATCAATGTTAAGCATCTTTTAGGCAAGTACACAGTTGAAGGTAACTTTGCCTATGGCAGCAACGGTGACATAGTCAGCGTTAAAACCACTTTTTACGTAATTCCTTACGTGCTAATAATCATTATCTTAGCTATTCTGTTATTCCTGATCTTTGTTCTGCCTAAGTTGATCAAAGCTTACAACCGACGAATAATCGAAAAAGCCAAGAAGCATTAG
- the mnmA gene encoding tRNA 2-thiouridine(34) synthase MnmA: MKTVFVGLSGGVDSSVTAALLKEQGYNVVGVYMKNWSQDLPGMPCPWREDFTDAKRVAVQLGIDFKMYDFEKDYKHKVVDYMLDEFKAGRTPNPDIMCNQEIKFKLFLDTALEDGADLVATGHYAKTKDGRLFMAKDANKDQTYFLYRVTSEALEKTLFPLGDLTKPEVRELAKKFGLVTATKKESMGICFVGKVGIKEFLMQYAEQKPGAIIDQKGREIGQHDGAIFYTIGQRHGLEVGGGLPYYVVGKDMKKNEIYVTTDLQDEKLWSNQINLIDVHWIAPNPLKDDTLSKVSPYSGLHPVEGGQGLMVRTRHRAKLIPVKNLKPLTRSGLTIRPDLVREWTAEMGEDVRALTPGQSAVFYTGVEVLGGGIVV, encoded by the coding sequence ATGAAGACTGTCTTTGTGGGCCTTTCCGGCGGAGTTGATAGCTCTGTTACTGCCGCTTTGCTTAAAGAGCAAGGCTATAACGTCGTGGGCGTTTACATGAAGAACTGGAGCCAGGACTTGCCTGGCATGCCGTGCCCGTGGCGCGAAGATTTTACCGATGCCAAGCGCGTAGCTGTCCAACTGGGCATTGATTTTAAAATGTACGATTTTGAAAAAGACTATAAACACAAAGTCGTCGATTATATGCTCGATGAGTTCAAAGCCGGCAGAACGCCTAACCCGGACATCATGTGCAATCAGGAGATTAAATTTAAATTATTTTTGGATACCGCGCTGGAAGATGGCGCCGATCTAGTCGCAACCGGCCACTATGCCAAAACTAAAGACGGGCGGCTATTCATGGCCAAGGACGCTAATAAAGACCAAACCTATTTTTTGTATCGGGTAACCAGCGAAGCTTTAGAAAAAACGTTGTTCCCGCTGGGCGATTTGACCAAGCCAGAGGTCAGGGAACTGGCTAAAAAGTTCGGGCTGGTGACGGCCACTAAAAAAGAAAGCATGGGCATTTGTTTTGTCGGCAAAGTCGGGATTAAAGAATTTTTAATGCAGTACGCCGAGCAAAAGCCGGGCGCGATCATTGACCAAAAAGGGAGAGAAATCGGCCAGCACGACGGCGCTATTTTTTACACCATCGGCCAGCGCCATGGTCTGGAAGTTGGCGGCGGCCTGCCGTATTACGTCGTTGGTAAAGACATGAAAAAGAATGAGATTTATGTCACAACTGACCTGCAGGATGAAAAACTCTGGAGCAACCAAATCAACCTAATCGATGTTCACTGGATCGCACCTAACCCCTTAAAAGATGATACCCTGAGTAAGGTCTCACCTTACTCAGGGTTACACCCTGTGGAGGGCGGGCAGGGACTTATGGTGCGGACTCGCCACCGCGCAAAATTAATACCGGTCAAAAATCTCAAACCTCTCACAAGGTCGGGCCTTACTATAAGGCCCGACCTTGTGAGAGAGTGGACGGCCGAGATGGGAGAAGATGTCCGCGCTCTAACGCCGGGCCAATCAGCTGTCTTCTATACCGGTGTTGAAGTCTTGGGCGGCGGCATCGTTGTTTAA
- a CDS encoding alanine--tRNA ligase yields the protein MTAQEIRQKYLDYFKDKDHAIVPRALLVPQNDPTTLFTGSGMQPMIPYLLGESHPGGKRLVNSQPCLRVQDIEEVGNSKHTTFFEMLGNWSLGDYFKKEQIKYFSDFIFDELKLEPDKVYVSCYIGNEKFGIPRDDEAIECWQQAFKERGVDAKVVEIGAASRGAEVGMQGGRIFLYDGKENWWSRNGDENGTPVGDPCGPDSEVFYDFGEELHDEQEWGKAHPASDSPRFLEIGNNVFMAYKKTVSGFEKLPATNVDFGAGLERIAAAVNGHHDVYRISLIWPIIEKLEELSGKKYESHTESMRVIADHLRGATFLAVDGVTPSNKQQGYVMRRLLRRAIRYAFELGIEQDLCEQVAPIIIDLYKPDFPEVDEREKQVLEVFTREEKIFRQTLRKGLLEFNKLLGSAFPASYPMAIGGKKPLTGELIFRLYDTFGFPVELTKEEAFKRGIQIANGADEDFEKLMEEQRKRSQTASAGMFKGGLADHSEQVIKYHTATHLMYQALKNVLGDHVVQRGSNITAERLRFDFSHPEKVSREQLDKVEKIVNEKIAEDLPVSWQEEKTEEAFKKGASGAFGDKYGDTVKVYTIGDPAKPFSREICGGPHVEHTGVIGEGGKKFKIIKEEGSSAGVRRIKAVLQ from the coding sequence ATGACAGCGCAGGAAATTAGGCAGAAATATCTGGATTATTTTAAGGATAAAGACCACGCCATTGTGCCGCGGGCACTGTTGGTGCCGCAGAACGACCCGACGACGCTATTTACCGGCTCCGGCATGCAGCCGATGATCCCGTACTTGCTGGGAGAATCACATCCTGGTGGCAAAAGGCTGGTCAATAGTCAGCCTTGCTTACGTGTCCAAGATATAGAAGAGGTGGGCAATAGTAAACACACTACTTTTTTTGAAATGCTTGGTAATTGGAGTTTGGGCGATTATTTCAAAAAAGAACAAATCAAATACTTCAGCGACTTTATTTTTGATGAACTAAAACTAGAGCCGGATAAGGTTTACGTAAGCTGCTACATCGGCAACGAAAAGTTCGGAATTCCGCGGGACGACGAAGCTATCGAATGTTGGCAGCAAGCTTTTAAAGAACGAGGCGTTGATGCCAAGGTGGTAGAAATCGGTGCTGCCAGCCGGGGTGCGGAAGTAGGTATGCAGGGCGGCCGGATATTCTTGTACGACGGTAAAGAAAATTGGTGGAGCCGGAATGGTGATGAAAACGGTACGCCGGTTGGTGACCCGTGCGGCCCGGACAGCGAAGTGTTTTATGATTTTGGTGAAGAACTTCATGACGAACAGGAATGGGGCAAGGCCCATCCGGCCAGTGATTCTCCACGCTTTTTAGAAATCGGCAACAATGTGTTCATGGCTTACAAAAAAACTGTCAGCGGATTTGAAAAACTGCCAGCCACGAATGTTGACTTTGGGGCTGGCCTAGAAAGAATCGCGGCTGCAGTTAACGGCCACCACGATGTTTACCGAATTAGCTTAATTTGGCCAATCATTGAAAAACTAGAAGAGTTATCAGGCAAGAAATACGAAAGCCACACTGAAAGTATGCGCGTAATTGCGGACCATTTACGAGGAGCCACATTTTTGGCAGTAGATGGCGTAACACCCAGCAACAAGCAGCAGGGTTATGTCATGCGCCGCTTACTGCGCCGGGCGATCCGCTACGCTTTTGAACTAGGCATCGAGCAGGACCTGTGCGAGCAGGTGGCGCCGATAATTATTGATTTATATAAACCCGATTTTCCGGAAGTCGACGAGCGCGAAAAGCAAGTCCTTGAAGTATTTACGCGCGAAGAAAAAATTTTCCGCCAGACTCTGCGCAAAGGCCTGCTTGAATTTAATAAACTACTCGGGTCAGCTTTTCCGGCATCATATCCAATGGCAATCGGCGGCAAAAAACCACTAACGGGAGAGTTAATTTTCAGACTTTATGATACTTTCGGTTTTCCGGTGGAATTAACAAAAGAAGAGGCGTTCAAGAGAGGCATTCAAATTGCTAATGGAGCTGACGAAGACTTTGAAAAGCTGATGGAAGAACAACGCAAGCGCTCCCAGACGGCTAGCGCCGGGATGTTCAAAGGCGGCCTAGCCGACCATTCTGAGCAGGTTATTAAGTATCACACCGCCACACATTTGATGTACCAAGCGCTCAAAAATGTTTTGGGCGACCACGTCGTGCAGCGCGGCAGCAACATTACAGCCGAACGCCTGCGTTTTGACTTTAGCCACCCAGAAAAAGTCAGCCGCGAACAGCTAGACAAAGTCGAAAAAATCGTGAATGAAAAAATCGCCGAAGATTTGCCAGTCAGCTGGCAAGAAGAAAAGACCGAAGAAGCCTTCAAAAAAGGCGCGTCTGGTGCCTTTGGCGACAAATATGGCGATACGGTCAAAGTCTATACCATCGGGGATCCGGCTAAGCCGTTCAGCCGCGAAATCTGCGGCGGCCCGCATGTTGAGCACACCGGCGTGATCGGCGAAGGCGGCAAAAAATTCAAAATCATAAAAGAAGAAGGTTCTAGCGCCGGCGTCCGCCGCATCAAAGCAGTACTGCAATGA
- a CDS encoding cell division FtsA domain-containing protein: MLDKAKGLTDLKNKLPKPAKNTKSGQVGQYLVGLDIGTEYVKALVGRVVGNEVQIIGVGRAHQELADMQAGAIADIAAVTANCDKALAIAEQQAGVSARTAVIGIAGELVKGTTSTVRFSRKNSTKEIDVDEMSRIIELVQERAEAKARRDLAWELGGKNVEVRLVNSALVRIDIDGYKVTNPVGFQGKDVLVEMYTAFAPMIHIGALERTAAELDLDLLAVAAEPFAVARSVVGDDPNGSVSAVLMDVGGGTTDIAVVNEGGVEGTKMFGIGGRAFTHAIERELDVDFVKAESLKLGLDTGKVSTAHRAPIEKALNKTLNVWTSGVELALAEFNKLDHLPHRVLLCGGGSSLEALMQRLEESDWYKSLPFTKRPAVQHIQPDEVVGITDTTGDITDHTFITAMGLLRVGLDTLSSDDSDGGGIRGKLNKVLKV; this comes from the coding sequence ATGCTTGATAAAGCCAAAGGGCTCACCGACCTAAAAAACAAACTACCTAAGCCAGCCAAAAATACAAAAAGTGGGCAGGTGGGACAGTATTTGGTGGGGTTAGATATTGGCACCGAGTACGTCAAGGCGCTGGTTGGCCGGGTAGTTGGAAATGAAGTGCAAATTATTGGGGTAGGCCGCGCCCACCAAGAACTGGCCGACATGCAGGCTGGCGCCATTGCCGACATCGCCGCGGTGACTGCTAACTGCGACAAAGCTCTAGCAATTGCCGAGCAGCAGGCGGGGGTTAGCGCCCGCACGGCTGTGATAGGAATTGCCGGCGAACTCGTCAAGGGCACCACGAGCACGGTTCGCTTCAGCCGTAAGAACTCTACAAAGGAAATCGACGTCGACGAGATGAGCCGTATTATTGAGCTTGTCCAAGAGCGCGCCGAAGCTAAGGCTCGGCGCGATCTAGCCTGGGAATTGGGCGGCAAAAACGTAGAAGTTCGCTTAGTAAACAGCGCGCTTGTGCGCATAGATATCGATGGCTACAAAGTGACTAACCCAGTGGGCTTTCAGGGTAAAGATGTGCTGGTAGAAATGTATACCGCCTTTGCGCCAATGATTCATATTGGAGCCTTAGAGCGTACGGCTGCTGAGTTAGACCTGGATCTTCTGGCTGTGGCCGCCGAGCCATTTGCTGTAGCTCGTAGTGTGGTGGGTGACGATCCCAACGGATCGGTCAGCGCTGTTTTGATGGATGTGGGCGGCGGTACTACCGATATTGCCGTAGTTAACGAGGGCGGCGTGGAGGGAACTAAAATGTTTGGGATTGGCGGCCGGGCTTTTACCCATGCTATCGAACGAGAATTGGATGTTGATTTTGTAAAGGCCGAAAGCCTGAAGCTTGGCCTCGATACTGGCAAGGTTAGCACGGCCCATCGGGCACCAATCGAAAAAGCTTTGAATAAAACCCTGAATGTCTGGACCAGCGGTGTAGAGTTAGCTCTAGCCGAGTTTAATAAATTAGACCATCTGCCGCACAGAGTTCTGCTTTGTGGCGGCGGTTCTAGTTTGGAAGCTTTGATGCAGCGTTTAGAAGAAAGCGATTGGTACAAAAGCCTGCCGTTTACTAAAAGGCCGGCTGTTCAGCATATCCAACCCGATGAAGTTGTTGGCATAACAGATACTACTGGCGATATAACAGATCACACATTTATAACGGCGATGGGTTTGCTCAGAGTTGGGCTAGATACTCTTAGTTCAGACGACAGCGATGGCGGTGGTATCCGCGGTAAACTTAACAAGGTCTTAAAAGTATGA
- the mltG gene encoding endolytic transglycosylase MltG: MGKYKLENKKRRWLSWPLIIALIIILSLIGIGVVRITYLDNLKPVSSSTNTVAFTVESGWGADQIAAALQNQGLIRSAKAFKNYVTTKEFRTNLQAGTYVLSPSMSVQQIVAKMVNGEVAKNLLTILPGKRLDQIKAAFSKAGYSDAEIATAFNPASYLGDSALAGLPSGASLEGYLYPDSFQKLSDTPAETIVKESIDEMGAHLTPTIKQGFADHGLTTYQGITLASIVDQETDDPNYEPTVAQVFLKRLSQNMPLQSNVTANYAADVAGVARNVNINSPYNTYLQPGLPPGPIGNVTDTALRAVAFPSNTDYLYFIAGDDNKIHFSHTEQEHEQAIDQYCQKKCAQP; this comes from the coding sequence ATGGGTAAGTATAAGCTTGAAAACAAGAAAAGGCGTTGGCTGAGTTGGCCTTTGATTATCGCCCTAATAATTATATTGTCACTTATCGGTATTGGGGTTGTTAGGATAACTTATTTAGATAACCTTAAACCGGTTTCTAGTTCTACTAACACCGTTGCCTTTACGGTGGAGTCGGGCTGGGGAGCTGATCAAATTGCCGCAGCTTTGCAAAACCAAGGACTTATTAGAAGCGCCAAAGCCTTTAAGAACTATGTCACTACCAAGGAGTTTAGAACAAATCTGCAGGCGGGCACGTATGTATTGAGTCCGTCAATGAGCGTTCAGCAAATTGTTGCCAAGATGGTTAATGGTGAGGTGGCCAAAAACCTGCTGACTATTTTGCCGGGCAAACGTTTAGACCAGATAAAAGCCGCCTTTTCCAAAGCTGGCTATTCTGATGCCGAGATCGCTACAGCTTTTAATCCAGCAAGCTACTTGGGCGATTCAGCCCTGGCCGGCTTGCCGAGCGGCGCTAGCCTGGAAGGCTACCTGTATCCGGATTCCTTCCAAAAATTATCGGACACTCCAGCCGAAACAATCGTGAAAGAATCTATCGACGAGATGGGCGCCCATTTGACGCCAACAATAAAGCAAGGCTTTGCCGATCACGGGCTAACGACGTATCAAGGAATAACTTTGGCCTCGATTGTTGATCAAGAAACTGACGACCCAAATTACGAACCTACCGTCGCGCAGGTTTTTTTGAAGCGCTTAAGCCAAAATATGCCGCTGCAATCTAATGTAACGGCTAATTATGCTGCGGACGTTGCCGGTGTGGCTCGCAACGTGAACATTAATTCGCCATATAACACTTATCTGCAACCGGGTTTGCCGCCGGGGCCAATTGGCAACGTTACAGACACCGCACTCAGGGCCGTGGCTTTTCCGTCCAACACCGACTATCTGTACTTTATTGCTGGCGACGATAATAAAATTCACTTTTCTCACACCGAGCAAGAGCACGAACAAGCCATCGACCAATATTGCCAGAAAAAATGCGCTCAACCGTAG